Proteins encoded together in one Meles meles chromosome 7, mMelMel3.1 paternal haplotype, whole genome shotgun sequence window:
- the LOC123947278 gene encoding securin-like, translating to MATLIFVDKENGEPGTCVAPKDRLKLGSRPPVKALDGRSQVSTPQVGKIFDAQAAIPRVARKALGTVNRAIENSFKTSGPLKQKQPTFSAKKVTEKTVKAKSSVPACDDTYPEIEKFLPFNPLDFESFDLPEEHQIAHLPLNGVPLMILDEERELEKLLQLGPPSPLKIPSPPWESNLLQSPSVLSTLDVELPPVCYDLDI from the coding sequence ATGGCTACCCTGATCTTTGTTGATAAGGAAAATGGAGAAccaggcacctgtgtggctcccAAGGACAGGCTGAAGCTGGGGTCGAGGCCTCCAGTCAAAGCTTTAGATGGGAGATCTCAGGTTTCAACACCACAGGTAGGCAAAATATTTGATGCTCAAGCAGCCATACCTAGAGTTGCCAGAAAGGCTTTGGGAACTGTCAACAGAGCCATAGAAAATTCATTCAAGACTAGTGGACCTCTCAAACAGAAGCAGCCAACCTTCTCTGCCAAAAAGGTGACCGAGAAGACTGTCAAAGCAAAAAGCTCTGTTCCTGCCTGTGATGACACCtacccagaaatagaaaaattccttCCCTTCAATCCTTTAGATTTTGAGAGTTTCGACCTGCCTGAAGAACACCAGATTGCACACCTCCCCTTGAATGGAGTGCCTCTCATGATCCTTGATGAGGAGAGGGAGCTTGAAAAGCTGTTACAGCTGGGCCCCCCTTCACCTCTGAAGATACCCTCTCCACCATGGGAGTCTAATCTGTTGCAGTCTCCAAGCGTTCTATCGACCCTGGATGTTGAATTGCCACCTGTTTGCTATGACTTAGATATTTAA